A stretch of Halococcus agarilyticus DNA encodes these proteins:
- a CDS encoding DUF7282 domain-containing protein: MRRIVAVAVCCVLVVGATPASAHGQHLSADAQYAENGTVVIESLFTATGGFLVLHADDGGEPGAPIGHAPIEYGYETGLAVNVSDDAWRDWNGSKTVWAVLHLDDGDGAFEPADDEPVPAFGGNAKQSFVVGKRASGQASVVASGFGSQPTNGSVTVERVALGRDGAVVVRSDQDGEPGAVVGRTALDAGVHENVTVDLDPSYYRDRDSRFGLWATVAERDSPIVVDGAPVASEFTVRKAGDEPGAGATTTTATSARPTSGASDASATEGSGFGLVAGVLAVAAVAVLASARRRRR; the protein is encoded by the coding sequence ATGCGACGGATCGTCGCCGTTGCGGTGTGCTGCGTTCTCGTGGTCGGAGCGACGCCAGCGAGCGCCCACGGCCAGCACCTCTCGGCGGACGCACAGTACGCCGAGAACGGCACGGTCGTGATCGAGTCGCTGTTCACCGCGACCGGCGGCTTCCTCGTGCTCCACGCCGACGACGGGGGCGAGCCGGGCGCGCCGATCGGCCACGCACCGATCGAGTACGGCTACGAGACCGGACTCGCGGTGAACGTCAGCGACGACGCCTGGCGAGACTGGAACGGCTCGAAGACCGTCTGGGCGGTGCTCCACCTCGACGACGGTGACGGCGCGTTCGAACCGGCCGACGACGAGCCGGTACCGGCCTTCGGCGGCAACGCGAAACAGTCGTTCGTCGTCGGCAAGCGCGCGAGCGGTCAGGCGAGCGTCGTCGCGTCCGGGTTCGGTAGCCAGCCCACGAACGGCTCGGTGACGGTCGAGCGGGTCGCGCTCGGCCGCGACGGCGCGGTCGTCGTGCGCAGCGATCAGGATGGCGAACCGGGCGCAGTCGTCGGCCGCACCGCACTCGACGCCGGCGTCCACGAGAACGTCACCGTCGATCTCGATCCGTCGTACTACCGCGACCGGGACTCGCGCTTCGGGCTGTGGGCCACCGTCGCGGAGCGTGACTCGCCGATCGTCGTCGACGGCGCGCCCGTCGCCAGCGAGTTCACCGTTCGAAAGGCCGGCGACGAGCCCGGAGCCGGCGCGACGACGACCACGGCGACGAGCGCCCGGCCCACGAGTGGGGCGAGCGACGCATCGGCGACCGAGGGGTCGGGCTTCGGTCTCGTGGCTGGCGTGCTCGCGGTCGCCGCGGTCGCGGTCCTCGCATCGGCTCGCAGGCGACGGCGGTAA
- a CDS encoding DUF555 domain-containing protein, with product MSDYLVALEAAWLVRDVEDVDDAIGVAVSEAGKRLNERDKSYVEVDVGATGCPACGEPFDSAFVAAGTAIVGLVLEIEIFNADGREHAQRIAKSEVGGALRDVPLDIVETIEHDPEDEEA from the coding sequence ATGAGCGACTATCTCGTGGCGCTGGAGGCGGCGTGGTTGGTTCGGGACGTGGAGGACGTCGACGACGCGATCGGGGTCGCGGTCAGCGAGGCCGGCAAGCGACTCAACGAGCGCGACAAGTCCTACGTCGAGGTCGACGTCGGCGCGACCGGCTGTCCGGCCTGCGGCGAGCCGTTCGACTCGGCGTTCGTCGCCGCCGGGACCGCGATCGTGGGCCTCGTCCTCGAAATCGAGATCTTCAACGCCGACGGCCGCGAGCACGCCCAGCGGATCGCCAAAAGCGAGGTCGGCGGCGCGCTCCGTGACGTGCCGCTCGACATCGTCGAGACCATCGAACACGATCCGGAAGACGAGGAAGCGTAG
- a CDS encoding DUF7405 family protein, translated as MPPSLDRDLSRREFGKAAVALGGASALAACLDRFGQEEQEPVPSGVASLEQLPTRQHAWRDHIRLDDHGNSLLPRHQILLYLNLDADGPPGADARNTVSAALSTLDEAYERSHEGLIHSMAYSPAYFDRFESSLPDDLDLPPPRRLSAFEQPDLDDQDALLHLASDRPEVVLEADEALTGDRETANGVAVDASLTDVFSVDARRTGFIGAGMPAERQGKLEGIPDSGPVPEKSPLFMGFQAGFRKNQASEDYVTLKDGPFAGGTTKHVSNIRQRLDDWYGEQDFDERVMEMFSPTHAEEGLVEGVGNSLGADNGLTSAMIENTDEAAREFGRVGHAQKNARANRDPDGNVRLLRRHFESTDDDIASLHFPTLQRGIGEFEAVREAMNGADLTEQTPAVRQRVNNGILEYIFVEHRGNFLVPPMDLRVLPTPTGANR; from the coding sequence ATGCCGCCCAGCCTCGATCGTGACCTGTCGAGACGTGAGTTCGGCAAGGCCGCCGTCGCGCTCGGCGGGGCGAGTGCGCTCGCGGCGTGTCTCGACCGCTTCGGCCAGGAAGAGCAAGAACCCGTCCCGAGCGGCGTCGCCAGTCTCGAACAGCTCCCGACGCGCCAGCACGCGTGGCGCGACCACATCCGGCTCGACGACCATGGAAATTCGCTCCTCCCGCGCCACCAGATCCTGCTCTATCTGAACCTCGATGCGGACGGTCCACCCGGTGCGGACGCCCGCAACACCGTTTCGGCGGCACTCTCGACGCTCGACGAGGCCTACGAGCGGAGTCACGAGGGACTCATCCACTCGATGGCGTACTCGCCGGCGTACTTCGATCGGTTCGAGTCGTCGCTGCCCGACGATCTCGACCTCCCGCCGCCACGCCGGCTCTCGGCGTTCGAACAGCCCGATCTCGACGATCAGGACGCCCTGCTCCACCTCGCGAGCGACCGCCCCGAGGTGGTTCTCGAAGCCGACGAGGCGCTCACCGGCGACCGCGAGACCGCGAACGGCGTGGCCGTCGACGCCAGCCTCACCGACGTCTTCTCGGTCGATGCGCGCCGGACGGGGTTCATCGGCGCGGGGATGCCCGCCGAGCGCCAGGGGAAACTCGAAGGCATCCCCGACTCCGGGCCGGTGCCCGAAAAATCGCCGCTGTTCATGGGCTTTCAGGCGGGCTTCCGGAAGAACCAGGCGAGCGAGGACTACGTCACCCTGAAAGACGGGCCGTTCGCGGGCGGCACCACCAAACACGTCTCGAACATCCGCCAGCGCCTCGACGACTGGTACGGCGAGCAGGACTTCGACGAGCGCGTGATGGAGATGTTCTCGCCGACGCACGCCGAGGAGGGTCTCGTCGAGGGCGTCGGCAACAGTCTGGGAGCCGACAACGGACTCACCTCCGCGATGATCGAGAACACCGACGAGGCGGCCCGCGAGTTCGGTCGCGTCGGCCACGCCCAGAAGAACGCACGCGCGAACCGCGATCCCGACGGCAACGTCCGACTGCTGCGCCGGCACTTCGAGTCGACCGACGACGACATCGCGAGCCTCCACTTCCCCACCCTTCAGCGCGGGATCGGCGAGTTCGAAGCGGTACGAGAAGCGATGAACGGTGCGGACCTCACCGAGCAGACACCGGCGGTCCGCCAGCGGGTCAACAACGGTATTCTGGAATACATCTTCGTCGAGCACCGTGGGAACTTCCTGGTGCCGCCGATGGATCTGCGCGTGCTGCCGACACCGACCGGAGCGAACCGCTGA
- the psmB gene encoding archaeal proteasome endopeptidase complex subunit beta — protein sequence MPQLPDGQELSLPGQQTTDGIYEPELGSLPEPDMDKGEMTKTGTTTVGLTTSEGVVLATDRRASLGNMVSSKQAQKIAEIHPRGALTISGAVSAAQALISNLRAEVDLYEARRGEEMSMQALSTLTSNFLRSGAFFIVHPILGGVDDEGSHIYSIDPSGSVMEEDYNATGSGSPFAYGVLEQQYEEGLSNDEAETVAAHAVKSAVERDTASGNGIIVSTITDEGVTTDEYESIDQVL from the coding sequence ATGCCTCAGCTTCCCGACGGCCAGGAGCTCTCTCTGCCCGGTCAGCAGACGACTGATGGTATCTACGAGCCCGAACTCGGTTCGCTCCCCGAGCCCGATATGGACAAAGGGGAGATGACGAAGACCGGCACGACCACCGTCGGCCTCACGACGAGTGAGGGGGTCGTGCTCGCCACCGATCGCCGCGCGAGCCTCGGCAACATGGTGTCGAGCAAGCAGGCTCAGAAGATCGCGGAGATCCATCCCCGCGGCGCGCTCACCATCTCCGGTGCGGTCAGCGCGGCCCAGGCGCTCATCAGCAACCTCCGTGCGGAAGTCGACCTCTACGAGGCCCGTCGCGGCGAGGAGATGAGCATGCAGGCGCTCTCGACGCTCACCTCGAACTTCCTCCGTAGTGGAGCCTTCTTCATCGTCCACCCGATCCTCGGCGGTGTCGACGACGAGGGAAGTCACATCTACAGCATCGATCCCTCGGGCAGCGTCATGGAAGAGGATTACAACGCCACCGGCTCGGGCTCGCCGTTCGCCTACGGTGTCCTCGAACAGCAGTACGAGGAGGGCCTGAGCAACGACGAGGCCGAGACGGTCGCCGCACACGCGGTCAAGAGCGCGGTCGAGCGCGACACCGCCAGCGGCAACGGCATCATCGTCTCCACGATCACCGACGAGGGCGTGACGACCGACGAGTACGAGAGCATCGACCAGGTTCTCTAA
- the purM gene encoding phosphoribosylformylglycinamidine cyclo-ligase, with the protein MTEESDESPADTDEELTYAETGVDIEASEAATAALVGAVGSDADGEIEGDYAGLVDLGDRYLALATDGVGTKLLVAEAMDEYSTVGIDCIAMNANDLVAAGVEPVAFVDYLAVDEPDDATAAAIGEGLAAGAERADVALVGGETAVMPEVIRGLDIAGTCAGLAAESDLFDGAQAGDALVGFPSSGIHSNGLTLAREAATRAGEYTDPFPSDPDRTIGEVLLEPTRIYADLLDPLHDHAAHAAAHVTGGGWTNLSRMGAFRYEITDPLPVQDVFEFVEDAGNVGSEELYRTFNMGMGFVAALAPDDAQRLADATDGRVVGHVEDGSGVAVRDLELD; encoded by the coding sequence ATGACCGAGGAGTCCGACGAGTCGCCAGCGGACACCGACGAGGAGCTCACCTACGCCGAGACGGGCGTCGACATCGAAGCGAGCGAGGCCGCGACCGCGGCGCTCGTCGGGGCAGTGGGGAGCGACGCGGACGGGGAGATCGAGGGCGACTACGCCGGTCTCGTCGATCTCGGCGACCGGTATCTCGCGCTCGCGACCGACGGTGTCGGCACCAAACTCCTCGTCGCCGAGGCGATGGACGAGTACTCCACGGTCGGGATCGACTGCATCGCGATGAACGCGAACGACCTCGTGGCCGCCGGGGTCGAGCCGGTGGCGTTCGTCGACTACCTCGCGGTCGACGAGCCGGACGACGCGACCGCCGCCGCGATCGGCGAGGGCCTCGCTGCGGGAGCCGAGCGCGCGGATGTCGCCCTCGTCGGCGGCGAGACCGCGGTGATGCCCGAGGTGATCCGGGGCCTCGACATCGCGGGAACGTGTGCCGGGCTCGCGGCGGAGTCGGACCTCTTCGACGGTGCCCAGGCCGGCGACGCGCTCGTGGGGTTCCCCTCGTCGGGGATCCACTCGAACGGGCTGACGCTCGCGCGCGAGGCCGCCACCCGTGCTGGCGAGTATACCGATCCGTTCCCGTCCGATCCCGACCGAACGATCGGCGAGGTACTCCTCGAACCCACCCGGATCTACGCCGATCTGCTCGACCCGCTCCACGACCACGCGGCCCACGCCGCCGCCCACGTCACCGGCGGTGGCTGGACGAACCTCTCGCGAATGGGCGCGTTCCGCTACGAGATCACCGATCCACTCCCCGTCCAGGACGTCTTCGAGTTCGTCGAGGATGCGGGCAACGTCGGAAGCGAGGAGCTGTACCGGACGTTCAACATGGGGATGGGGTTCGTCGCGGCGCTCGCGCCCGACGACGCCCAGCGTCTCGCCGACGCGACCGACGGGCGCGTGGTCGGCCACGTCGAGGACGGTTCCGGTGTCGCCGTTCGCGATCTCGAACTTGACTGA